One window of Peteryoungia desertarenae genomic DNA carries:
- a CDS encoding ABC transporter permease, which yields MNFEAIKSIYFFEMARTRRTLLQSVISPVLSTALYFIVFGAAVGSQIQEIDGISYGGFITPGLIMLALITQCISNGSAGIYFPKFTGTIYEILSAPVAMTEILIGYVGAAATKGMIIGLIILGTATFFVDLKIAHPALMLFFMALTAVTFSLAGFIIGIWAKNFEQLSLVPMLIVPPLTFLGGTFYSVNMLPPFWEAVSHLNPVLYLVSGFRWSFFEVSDINPLVSLGMIILFLGLCLGLLTWVFRTGYKLRP from the coding sequence ATGAATTTCGAGGCGATCAAGTCGATTTACTTCTTTGAGATGGCGAGAACACGTCGGACGCTGTTACAAAGCGTGATCTCTCCGGTGCTTTCAACGGCGCTTTATTTCATCGTTTTTGGCGCAGCCGTCGGTTCTCAGATCCAGGAGATTGACGGCATCAGCTATGGCGGTTTCATCACCCCCGGGCTGATCATGTTGGCTTTGATCACGCAATGCATCTCCAACGGGTCGGCCGGGATCTACTTTCCGAAATTCACGGGAACGATCTATGAAATCCTGTCGGCGCCGGTTGCGATGACTGAAATCCTGATCGGCTATGTCGGAGCTGCCGCGACCAAGGGCATGATCATAGGATTGATCATTCTTGGTACGGCCACCTTTTTCGTCGATCTGAAAATCGCCCATCCGGCACTAATGCTGTTCTTCATGGCGCTCACGGCAGTCACCTTCAGTCTTGCCGGTTTCATCATCGGCATCTGGGCGAAGAATTTCGAACAGCTGAGCCTTGTTCCGATGCTTATCGTTCCGCCTCTGACATTTCTCGGAGGCACATTCTATTCGGTCAACATGCTGCCACCGTTCTGGGAGGCGGTCAGCCATCTCAACCCCGTGCTTTACCTCGTCAGCGGCTTTCGTTGGAGCTTCTTCGAGGTTTCGGACATCAATCCGCTGGTGAGCCTTGGGATGATCATTCTCTTTTTGGGTCTGTGCCTCGGGCTTCTCACCTGGGTCTTCAGGACCGGTTATAAGCTCAGACCATAA